DNA sequence from the Alphaproteobacteria bacterium genome:
TTTCGATCTCGCCTGGAATGTCAGGGAAGCGGAAAGTTTCAAGGAACCGCCGCCGCGCCCGCAGCCCATGGAAGATTACTGCGCGCCATACCGTATGGAGCCTTCCCTCCCCGCCTTTATCGTACCGGCTCTTGCGCGCCCGAGCGCTGGATAAAGGCGTGAGGAAAACCGCGGGCGCTGCTTAGACAGCGGGCGGTAGCGTCGGCCTGCGCCCAGTGACGGCGGCATAAATCAGGCTGGCGATGAATAAAATAATGAATACCCCGGCGAGAAACTTGGCGATCTCGACGAACGTTCCCGCCAATCCGCCAAAGCCAAGCAAGGCCGCGGCAACGGCCAACAGGAAGAAAGTTATAACCCAGCTCATCATGGTGCTCTCCTTTAGAAAACATTTCCTCTGCCGCCCGGCGAAAAAGGCGCCGGGCGGATTTATTCAGGCGAATTTATTTAGGCGGCTTTGCTGCTCTTGCTGCTGCAGCCGCAGGATTTCTCGAAATCCTTGACCATGCGCTCGCCTTCTTCGCGAGCAACGCCATGCGCTTCCTGGAGCCTGCCGAAGAACTTGTCGCGCTTGCCTTCCAGCAACGCGATATCGTCATCCGTCAATTTTCCCCAGGTCTCTTTGACCTTGCCTTTGAATTGATTCCAGTTGCCTTCGGCTTGTTCGCGGTTCATGTCGCACTCCTTGTGAATGGTGATACGGGAAAAGGAATCTCCCGAAGTGTTAATGGTAAGAGCCTCAATGCAAGGAACCGATGTCGTAAAGCTGGTTTATGCATAAAAAAGCCGGAGGGCCGCGCATCGAATGAAGTGTAACCCCCATTCGACATGCAACCCCCCGGCATTATGCGGCCAGGTTATGCAGCCACGGCTTGCGCGCGCTCATTGATAAAAGACAGCGCCATCTGATTCAGCTTCTTATCGGCTCCCTTTTCCTCCTTCAGAATTTCATCGAGCAGCCGCACCGATTTGTCGAGACCGAGCATGGCGGCATAAGTGCGAAGCGCGCCATAACTCGCGATTTCATAATGCTCGATCTTCTGGCATGCCACGATCAAGGCGGCATCCAGCAATTCAGGCTCCATGTCGGCGTCGATAAGCTCCTTCGCTTCGGCGATTAATCCTTTCATCGCCTCGCACGTTTCACCGCCGGGCTTGACGCCGAGTTCTCTAAAGGCTTCCTCCAGCCTTAAAACTTGTTCCCTGGTCTCTTCGAGATGGCCGTCCAGCCCTTCGCGCAATTCCTCCGATGTCACGGCATCGGCAGTCTTGGGAAGCGCCTGCACCAGTTGTTTTTCGGCAGAGTACATGTCTTGCAGAAGATTGGTGTAGAGCTTCTGAAGCGAGGTTATTTTCATGGGACGTCTCCTTACAGTGATGCGTTGATCCAGCGCGGCCATCATTCGCACTCAATCCGTAAGAAACGCATTCCTAAGCCCCATGGAGGGCTAAAATGTTCGTATAATCGAAGAGATTTCCCAATCCGGCGAACCGCATACGACGCCGCTCCTCATCGGGCCGGACTTCCTGAAAAGCGAATGATTTGACGATCCCGGGTGTGACTTATGCGACTCATGCAGGCGTCAAAGAATACCGGATTCAACATATCGTAATGGAAACCTTATCCTTTTAATCCCTTATCTCATATGTCGATGCGCGACTCCGGGATCGTCCACATCCGGCCTCAATCAAGACATCCAATGTGCACACCGGAAAATGCGGGCAAGAAAAACAAAAACCGAAAAGAGCTGAGATGTCGACCTCATCCTTATTAAAAGTTCGGCCATAATGACAGCCAACGCAGTTCGCATAGATCAGCATACCCGTGAGGCGGCAGCCGGTGCCGTGTCGCCTCTGCGGCGGCCTCGCGTCCTGCTGGTGGACGACAACGCCGATACGCGGGAGAATATCGCCCAGCTTTTGAATACGCATTACCAGGTCGAAACGGCGACGGACGGCGAACAGGCGCTCGGCGCGCTTAGGGACGAGCCGTTCGATCTTGTCATCACCGACATCATGATGCCGAATTTCAGC
Encoded proteins:
- a CDS encoding DUF1328 family protein, with amino-acid sequence MMSWVITFFLLAVAAALLGFGGLAGTFVEIAKFLAGVFIILFIASLIYAAVTGRRPTLPPAV
- a CDS encoding CsbD family protein, whose translation is MNREQAEGNWNQFKGKVKETWGKLTDDDIALLEGKRDKFFGRLQEAHGVAREEGERMVKDFEKSCGCSSKSSKAA
- a CDS encoding ferritin-like domain-containing protein, whose product is MKITSLQKLYTNLLQDMYSAEKQLVQALPKTADAVTSEELREGLDGHLEETREQVLRLEEAFRELGVKPGGETCEAMKGLIAEAKELIDADMEPELLDAALIVACQKIEHYEIASYGALRTYAAMLGLDKSVRLLDEILKEEKGADKKLNQMALSFINERAQAVAA